The genomic interval AAATAATAAAATTTACTTTTCCATATCGTTTGTGGATTGTTATTGCTTTATTGCTTATGCTTGCAGAATTAGCAGTAGAACTCAGTCTCCCGATAATACTTTCATTTATCATCAATGATGGTTTGATGAAAGAAAATATGGATGCAACACGTTTTTATTTAATACTGCTACTCGTATTAAGCGCATTTGCGTTTATTTGTGGTGTAGTCAATTCCTTTATTGCAAGTCATGTTTGTCATGGTTTTTCATTCGACTTAAGAACTGCATTATTTAATAAAGTACAGCAATTTGCTTTAAAGCATATTGAAAAGTTTAAAACTTCAAGTTTAATTACGAGACTTACAAACGATGTCATCGCTTGTGAAATGGTATTGTTTATGAGCTTAAGGATAATGCTGAGAGCGCCGTTGCTCGTTTTAGGAAGCATTATTATGAGTTTTATCGTAGCGCCGCATTTAGCGTTATATTTACTTATCGGTGCACCATTAATATTTATTTTTTTATATTTTACATCTAAAAAAGGAATGCAAATTTTCCTGAAAGTTCAGGAGAAATTAGATCATCTTAATCGCAACGTACAGCAGAATTTATCCGCAGTACGAATGATTCGTGCAAATATGAGTGCGGATTATGAAACGATGAAGTTTGGCATTACTGCGTTATCGCTTAAAGATGATACAACAAAAGCACTTAAATTAATGGAGAGAATTTTACCGTTTCTGCTCATCGTTATGAATAGTTCATTGTTATTAATTATTTATATCGGAGCACTTGATATAACAGAAGGCGTTCTAAATGTAGGGGCGCTTGTTGCTGTGATCAATTATGCACTAAGAATGCAAGGTGGCTTTTCAATGTTTGCGTTCATTATCATTGCGTTTTCAAGAGCGAAAGCAAGTGCTGACAGAATGCA from Macrococcus armenti carries:
- a CDS encoding ABC transporter ATP-binding protein, coding for MMREIIKFTFPYRLWIVIALLLMLAELAVELSLPIILSFIINDGLMKENMDATRFYLILLLVLSAFAFICGVVNSFIASHVCHGFSFDLRTALFNKVQQFALKHIEKFKTSSLITRLTNDVIACEMVLFMSLRIMLRAPLLVLGSIIMSFIVAPHLALYLLIGAPLIFIFLYFTSKKGMQIFLKVQEKLDHLNRNVQQNLSAVRMIRANMSADYETMKFGITALSLKDDTTKALKLMERILPFLLIVMNSSLLLIIYIGALDITEGVLNVGALVAVINYALRMQGGFSMFAFIIIAFSRAKASADRMQEILLTETSSDDHTEQIEISGGASVSFRNVSFKYPLSHQYALKDITFNIDAGEKFVIMGATGSGKSALLSLLPRMYDVSEGEILINGINIKSIDTNILRTMIGYVPQRNILFTGSVFDNIIFGNRQAETEDVTEATKIAQVHQNILDFDDAYGTKVGQEGVNLSGGQKQRLAIARAVIKSPSILILDDSTSALDVHTENNLFEALSKLSMTRIIVTQKIQTAKSADHILLLDQGEIVAFGTHNALLKSSQLYKAINDSQERGDSID